The following are from one region of the Quercus robur chromosome 1, dhQueRobu3.1, whole genome shotgun sequence genome:
- the LOC126730696 gene encoding uncharacterized protein LOC126730696: MVDREQMVSIKERLVFDDLFVVPTDGQWGGLALLWRGGAKVWVDSFSKYHIDSIVDGNSESAWRLTGFYGEPDTNHRIEGWNMLRMLNSKPKLPWVCFGDFNELLEVEEKKGGAPRAHNQMQMFRDVLDQCGFVDLGYSGPDFTWHGRRRNELIWESLDWGVANYDWLAKFPTARIRHLHCFTSDHRPIVLALDSNGEAQRWRRKPFRFEAMWLTDLGCKEIVTKAWDCNVVGTPMYVATKKLKKCKKRLKEWDRDHFGSVKNNIKKLKEQLWKAEMESVRSGSYEEAAPTQRKRKNFIKGLKDDEGVWHEEENQVSGLLIEYYSQLFSTSHPHDFDRILDEVDTIVTEEMRVELARPYTSDEVDAAIKEMAPLKAPGPNETQSAFTADRLITDNILIAFESLHHMKTNCTGRKGFMALKLDMSKAYDRVEWVFLEKILLKMGSTLEERLKIQSLLDIYEVASGQMINKEKTTLFFSGNTDTQTQDAIKVALNVPTIQHYEKYLGLPSFIGREKKACFTKVKERIWARMQGWKEKLVSSRKGGYDQGCDSKKIHWVKWSSLCSSKSIGGMGFRDIQKFNNALLAKQVWRLIHQKDTLLYKVFSAKYFPHGSIMDASVPQKCSYAWRSILQAQEVIEKCAIWRVGSGHGIDVWKHRWLPNPTYNKIISPRRESSVSRVSELFYPDTRIWDPGKLEENFYPWEAEMCFAPLFQKRYRSFRDLLEAVMLKSSQFRGSSRSAQVSWSPPIESVYKGNFDAAFFDTSGCAGVEVVFRDFQGQVIAALSQKIPLVQLVELAEAMAARRALLFAKELSLFDVEIEGDCSRVLAALNMARSCSTLFGHVIDECKSLGASLRSCKFNHVRREGNRLTHALARRAVISADTDVWVESLPSDLDNVFQSDLIQ, translated from the exons ATGGTCGATAGGGAACAGATGGTTAGTATTAAGGAGAGGTTAGtgtttgatgatttgtttgttgtCCCAACTGATGGGCAATGGGGGGGATTAGCCTTGCTTTGGAGAGGGGGTGCAAAGGTTTGGGTGGATAGCTTTTCGAAGTATCACATTGACTCCATTGTAGATGGAAATTCAGAGAGTGCTTGGCGATTAACGGGGTTTTATGGAGAGCCGGATACTAATCATAGAATTGAAGGATGGAATATGCTCCGAATGCTTAATTCCAAACCAAAGCTTCCTTGGGTTTGCTTTGGGGACTTTAATGAATTGCTTGaggtagaggaaaaaaaagggggcgCTCCGAGAGCTCATAATCAAATGCAAATGTTCAGAGATGTGTTGGACCAATGTGGTTTTGTGGATTTAGGGTACTCAGGGCCGGATTTTACTTGGCATGGAAGACGGCGTAATGAATTGATTTGGGAAAGCTTAGACTGGGGGGTGGCTAATTATGACTGGTTGGCTAAGTTTCCCACTGCTAGAATTCGTCATCTGCATTGTTTTACTTCTGATCACAGGCCAATTGTCCTAGCTCTTGACTCTAATGGGGAGGCTCAAAGGTGGAGAAGGAAACCCTTCAGGTTTGAGGCAATGTGGTTGACAGATCTAGGGTGCAAGGAAATTGTCACAAAAGCTTGGGATTGTAATGTCGTGGGTACTCCTATGTATGTTGCCAcgaagaaattgaagaagtgTAAAAAGAGGTTGAAGGAGTGGGACCGGGATCATTTTGGAAGTGTAAAGAATAATATAAAGAAGCTTAAAGAACAATTATGGAAGGCAGAGATGGAGTCGGTCAGATCTGGGAGCTATGAGGAAGCAGCTC CCACtcaaaggaagaggaaaaacTTCATTAAGGGTTTAAAGGACGATGAAGGTGTCTGGCATGAAGAGGAGAACCAAGTTTCGGGTTTGCTTATTGAGTACTACTCTCAATTATTTTCAACCTCACATCCTCATGATTTTGATCGTATCCTTGACGAGGTTGATACAATTGTTACTGAAGAGATGAGGGTAGAGTTAGCACGTCCTTACACTTCTGATGAGGTAGATGCTGCTATTAAGGAGATGGCACCTTTGAAGGCTCCAGGGCCAAATG AAACACAGAGTGCCTTTACTGCTGATAGATTGATTACTGATAATATCTTGATAGCTTTTGAGTCTTTACACCATATGAAGACTAATTGCACAGGGAGGAAAGGTTTTATGGCCCTAaagcttgatatgagtaaggcctaTGATCGAGTGGAATGGGTTTTCCTTGAGAAGATTCTTTTGAAGATGGG ATCGACATTGGAGGAGCGCCTTAAGATCCAGTCACTGTTGGATATCTACGAAGTGGCTTCAggccagatgattaacaaggaGAAAACTACGCTATTTTTCAGCGGAAATACAGATACACAAACGCAAGATGCAATCAAAGTGGCACTCAATGTCCCTACCATTCAAcactatgaaaaatatttggggcTTCCATCCTTTATTGGCAGGGAAAAGAAGGCTTGTTTTACTAAGGTGAAAGAACGAATATGGGCGAGGATGCAAGGTTGGAAGGAAAAGCTTGTCTCAAGCAGGAAAGGAGGTTATGATCAAGGCT GTGATTCAAAAAAGATTCATTGGGTGAAGTGGAGTTCCTTGTGCTCTTCTAAGTCGATTGGTGGGATGGGCTTCAGAGATATCCAAAAGTTTAACAATGCTCTTTTGGCTAAACAAGTATGGCGGTTGATCCATCAAAAAGACACTTTGCTCTACAAGGTGTTTAGTGCGAAATACTTTCCTCATGGGAGTATTATGGACGCTTCAGTTCCTCAAAAGTGTTCATATGCTTGGCGAAGTATATTACAAGCTCAGGAGGTCATTGAGAAATGTGCTATCTGGCGTGTGGGCAGTGGTCATGGGATAGATGTGTGGAAGCATAGATGGCTCCCAAACCCGACCTAcaacaaaattatttctccaaGAAGAGAGTCTTCTGTGTCTCGGGTTAGTGAGTTGTTCTATCCGGATACTCGAATATGGGATCCGGGAAAGCTTGAGGAGAATTTCTATCCGTGGGAGGCAGAGATGT GTTTTGCTCCCTTGTTTCAGAAACGGTATCGATCGTTTCGGGACTTGCTTGAGGCAGTGATGCTGAAAAGTTCTCAGTTTCGG GGTTCTTCTCGGAGTGCTCAGGTGTCTTGGTCTCCGCCGATAGAATCGGTATACAAAGGAAACTTTGATGCGGCCTTCTTTGACACGTCTGGTTGCGCGGGTGTTGAAGTGGTGTTCCGTGATTTCCAAGGCCAAGTGATCGCAGCTTTGAGTCAAAAAATTCCTTTGGTTCAATTGGTGGAGCTGGCAGAGGCTATGGCTGCTCGTCGGGCCTTGTTATTTGCCAAAGAGCTGAGTTTGTTTGATGTGGAGATAGAAGGGGATTGTTCAAGGGTTCTTGCTGCTCTGAACATGGCGAGGAGCTGTAGCACTTTATTTGGTCATGTGATTGATGAGTGCAAGAGTCTAGGGGCGTCGCTCCGTTCTTGCAAGTTCAATCACGTTAGGAGGGAAGGGAATAGGTTGACGCATGCTTTAGCTAGGAGAGCAGTTATATCTGCAGACACGGATGTATGGGTAGAATCTCTACCTAGTGATTTGGATAATGTATTCCAATCGGATTTGattcaataa